Proteins from a genomic interval of Rubinisphaera italica:
- a CDS encoding HD-GYP domain-containing protein, which yields MMSSTQVAENITQDDGLVTVSVNDLIVGRKMNFPIYDPHGVLLLAENSEITQERKRAIIQHGVPEVRISQEDKKRVTMNSELANLKTNSFGLDADLTKRIDTIIDGGLMALKNDGPAVKNNVVFLGRKGYNQEKRQKLIEQHQSNGVALGEMIGEVMYGEKINGSIVSKMAAHYLKEMTTDTDNTLTSVIDQFQDDDIASRSMEVSLLAMAIGIEMDLDADNIRNLAIAGLVHDWGMMKVSLEIRTSKSKLNPIEMLEIKKHPIYSLEMLQHVSALSSVVPVVAYQVHERMNGTGYPRGRRGQSIHPLARILQVADAFVGMTSDRPYRPAMMRYSAMECLIRQARENFVDSNVVRALLKVQSLFPIGSFVQLSDGSIAQVIRRNQDHYTKPIVLRLQDASGDFVDREADENLIDLHAEEELQITHALPTPGSNEVTFSDEAYHSNLNTK from the coding sequence ATGATGTCGTCGACACAAGTAGCGGAAAATATTACTCAAGATGACGGTCTGGTCACTGTCTCAGTCAATGACTTAATTGTCGGTCGAAAGATGAATTTCCCAATCTACGACCCTCATGGTGTCCTGCTGCTCGCGGAGAATTCAGAAATTACGCAAGAACGAAAGCGTGCCATTATTCAGCACGGCGTACCGGAGGTTCGGATCAGTCAGGAAGACAAGAAACGGGTCACCATGAATTCTGAACTCGCCAATCTCAAGACGAATTCATTTGGCTTGGATGCGGATCTGACCAAGCGGATCGATACCATTATCGATGGGGGGTTGATGGCCCTTAAGAATGATGGTCCTGCTGTAAAAAATAATGTCGTTTTTCTGGGACGAAAAGGATACAACCAGGAAAAACGGCAAAAATTAATTGAACAGCATCAATCCAATGGAGTCGCCCTAGGGGAGATGATTGGTGAGGTCATGTATGGGGAAAAGATCAATGGATCAATCGTCTCAAAAATGGCCGCTCATTATCTCAAAGAAATGACAACTGATACCGACAATACGCTGACCTCTGTGATTGATCAATTTCAGGATGACGATATCGCTTCCCGTTCCATGGAAGTTTCCCTGTTAGCGATGGCCATTGGAATTGAAATGGATCTGGATGCGGATAACATACGCAATCTTGCGATCGCAGGACTCGTCCACGACTGGGGGATGATGAAAGTTTCTCTGGAAATAAGAACCTCCAAGTCAAAGCTGAATCCAATCGAAATGCTGGAAATTAAAAAACATCCCATTTACTCACTGGAAATGCTTCAGCATGTTTCTGCGTTGTCGTCGGTTGTCCCTGTCGTTGCCTATCAAGTTCACGAACGAATGAATGGCACAGGCTATCCCAGAGGACGTCGAGGGCAAAGTATTCATCCACTGGCACGCATTTTACAAGTGGCAGATGCATTTGTAGGAATGACTTCGGATCGTCCTTATCGTCCTGCAATGATGCGATATTCCGCGATGGAATGCCTAATCAGGCAAGCTCGAGAAAATTTTGTCGACTCAAATGTTGTGCGAGCATTGCTAAAAGTTCAGTCTCTGTTTCCAATTGGTAGTTTTGTTCAGCTTTCCGATGGGAGCATTGCTCAGGTGATTCGCAGAAATCAGGATCACTACACTAAGCCAATTGTCTTACGACTCCAGGATGCTTCAGGAGATTTTGTAGATCGGGAGGCCGATGAGAATCTGATTGACCTGCATGCTGAAGAGGAATTACAGATTACCCATGCCTTGCCGACTCCTGGCTCAAATGAGGTCACCTTTTCTGATGAAGCTTATCATTCCAATTTGAATACGAAATGA
- a CDS encoding prenyltransferase/squalene oxidase repeat-containing protein — MHIWKWSSIGTSVLILLMIMTSASADEVTTPVEESAKPKKERTFGVESPAEDRIDDEMQVPVPAAKIDASCKRGVDFLIGYQNKDGSWGNPTRTKGLNIYAPIPGAHHAFKMGTTALAISALIEMEPRFPECKDAIDLGESWLVEKLPYLRRADQTAIYNVWGHAYALQALARMHDRNADNPAMQEQIAEQIAQQFDMLTRYESVDGGWGYYDFRYGTKRPSSSSISFVAATVLVAFHDVAQRGFEPPKKVQERAVAAILRQQKNDFSYLYGEYLKNSPVHPVNRPGGSLGRSQACNIALLYWGQTDITQDVLKEWLERLVVRNGWLDIGRKRPIPHEAWFSVAGYFYYYGHYYGALCLEELPVAERAQFAHPLARLMLERQEKDGSWWDYPLYDYHQPYGTAFALMSLKRYRTENAAIE; from the coding sequence ATGCACATCTGGAAATGGAGTTCAATCGGGACTTCGGTTCTCATCCTGTTAATGATCATGACTTCTGCAAGTGCCGACGAAGTGACCACACCAGTAGAGGAATCCGCCAAACCAAAAAAGGAAAGAACGTTTGGTGTAGAATCTCCAGCCGAAGATCGTATTGACGATGAAATGCAGGTGCCTGTTCCGGCAGCTAAGATCGATGCATCCTGCAAACGGGGCGTCGATTTTCTGATCGGCTATCAGAACAAAGATGGTTCCTGGGGCAATCCGACGCGAACCAAAGGCTTAAATATTTACGCGCCAATACCCGGTGCTCATCATGCTTTCAAAATGGGAACGACGGCTCTGGCCATTTCTGCTTTGATCGAAATGGAACCTCGATTTCCTGAATGCAAGGATGCGATTGATCTGGGGGAATCGTGGCTGGTTGAGAAATTGCCTTATCTCCGACGAGCCGATCAAACCGCAATTTATAATGTCTGGGGGCATGCTTATGCCTTGCAGGCACTGGCGAGAATGCATGATCGTAATGCAGATAACCCCGCCATGCAGGAGCAAATTGCCGAGCAGATTGCTCAACAGTTTGACATGCTCACCCGTTACGAATCGGTCGATGGAGGCTGGGGATATTACGATTTCCGCTATGGTACTAAGCGCCCTTCAAGTTCCTCGATCAGTTTTGTCGCCGCAACAGTCCTTGTGGCCTTCCACGATGTCGCTCAACGAGGCTTTGAACCTCCGAAGAAAGTTCAGGAACGAGCCGTCGCTGCGATTTTGCGACAACAGAAAAACGACTTCAGTTATCTATACGGCGAATATCTCAAGAATTCTCCAGTGCATCCGGTCAATCGACCGGGGGGAAGTTTAGGACGTTCTCAAGCCTGCAATATCGCTTTGCTCTATTGGGGACAGACAGATATCACTCAAGACGTCCTCAAAGAATGGCTCGAACGCTTAGTCGTTCGCAACGGCTGGCTGGATATTGGTCGCAAACGCCCAATTCCTCATGAAGCCTGGTTCTCGGTCGCTGGCTATTTCTATTACTACGGTCATTATTACGGAGCATTGTGCCTGGAAGAACTTCCTGTGGCAGAGCGGGCTCAATTTGCCCACCCATTGGCTCGACTAATGCTCGAACGACAGGAAAAAGATGGCTCCTGGTGGGACTATCCCCTCTACGATTACCACCAACCCTATGGCACCGCCTTCGCACTGATGTCGTTGAAACGATATCGCACAGAGAATGCAGCTATCGAGTAA
- the ahcY gene encoding adenosylhomocysteinase has product MSTIELLPYKVKDLNRAEAGRKDISLAETEMPGLMALREKYGESKPLAGARIAGCLHMTTQTAVLIETLVALGAEVRWSSCNIFSTQDHAAAAIAAAGVPVFAWKGMNEAEFDWCIEQTLFWPDGKALNMILDDGGDLTAMVHNKYPELLKEIKGLTEETTTGVHRLHQMHKEGKLGVPAINVNDSVTKSKFDNLYGCRESLADGIKRATDIMVAGKVVVVCGYGDVGKGCADAMDGLGARVIVTEIDPICALQAAMEGFEVITMEEAAPKGDIFVTTTGCCDVIRGEHMDVMKHEAIVCNIGHFDSEIQIAYLNDRQDIKKQSIKTHSEEGGPVDRYVYPDGKALLVLAEGRLVNLGCATGHPSFVMSNSFTNQVLGQMALWSDDASYELGVWVLPKELDEEVARLHLGKLGVKMTTLTQEQADYLNLPVEGPYKPEYYRY; this is encoded by the coding sequence ATGTCGACGATCGAACTTCTTCCCTATAAAGTCAAGGATCTCAACCGAGCGGAAGCCGGGCGAAAAGATATTTCCCTGGCAGAAACCGAAATGCCGGGCCTGATGGCTCTTCGCGAAAAATATGGGGAATCTAAACCTCTTGCCGGTGCCCGTATCGCTGGTTGTCTGCACATGACAACTCAAACAGCCGTGCTGATCGAAACCCTCGTCGCACTGGGAGCTGAAGTTCGCTGGTCGAGCTGTAACATCTTCTCGACTCAGGATCACGCCGCAGCCGCCATCGCAGCCGCAGGTGTTCCCGTTTTCGCCTGGAAAGGCATGAACGAAGCCGAATTCGACTGGTGTATTGAGCAGACTTTATTCTGGCCAGATGGCAAGGCTCTGAACATGATTCTGGACGACGGTGGCGATTTGACAGCCATGGTTCACAATAAATATCCAGAATTGCTCAAAGAGATTAAGGGCTTGACCGAAGAAACCACCACTGGTGTTCATCGCCTGCACCAGATGCACAAAGAAGGCAAGCTCGGTGTGCCTGCGATCAATGTGAACGATTCCGTCACCAAGAGTAAGTTCGATAACCTGTACGGCTGCCGGGAATCGCTGGCCGATGGGATCAAACGTGCGACTGATATCATGGTCGCCGGTAAAGTGGTCGTCGTCTGCGGTTATGGAGATGTGGGCAAAGGTTGTGCCGATGCGATGGACGGTCTCGGTGCTCGTGTCATCGTAACCGAAATCGATCCGATATGTGCTCTCCAGGCTGCTATGGAAGGTTTCGAAGTCATCACAATGGAAGAAGCTGCTCCTAAGGGCGATATCTTCGTGACAACAACGGGCTGTTGCGATGTCATCCGTGGCGAACACATGGATGTCATGAAACATGAAGCGATTGTCTGTAATATCGGACACTTCGATTCCGAAATTCAGATTGCCTATCTGAATGATCGTCAGGACATCAAAAAACAGTCGATCAAAACTCACTCTGAAGAGGGTGGTCCCGTTGATCGTTATGTCTATCCCGACGGCAAAGCTCTGCTTGTGCTGGCTGAAGGACGACTCGTCAACCTCGGTTGTGCCACCGGTCACCCCTCCTTTGTGATGTCAAACAGTTTCACCAATCAGGTCCTCGGACAGATGGCACTCTGGAGTGATGATGCCAGCTACGAATTGGGTGTCTGGGTACTGCCAAAAGAACTCGATGAAGAAGTGGCTCGTCTGCACCTGGGAAAATTGGGCGTCAAAATGACGACTCTGACTCAAGAACAAGCCGACTATCTGAACCTGCCTGTTGAAGGTCCTTACAAACCGGAATACTACCGCTATTAA
- the metF gene encoding methylenetetrahydrofolate reductase [NAD(P)H] yields MNRLPDLLKSDSPLISIEIFPPKTEKGDELLYETLDTLSKFEPKFISCTYGAGGTTQTRTLELCQHIQKTYEIPATAHFTCVGSSRDELIAWLDKAAAAGIQNIMALRGDAPKGETSFKAVEGGLSYANELVSLIRERHPNMGIGVAAYPEKHAECLDADLDLANLKRKIDAGADAAFTQLFFDNDLFFAFRDRYEKAGCAIPLIPGIMPITEFSRIKRITEMCGTAFPAELSARLENVQDDSEAQLEIGIEFAIAQCQELLENNVPGVHFYALNKSQACQRILEALKTA; encoded by the coding sequence ATGAATCGACTTCCGGACCTCTTGAAATCCGACTCTCCGCTGATTTCCATCGAAATTTTCCCACCTAAAACGGAAAAGGGGGATGAACTGTTGTACGAAACGCTCGATACCCTTTCGAAATTCGAGCCTAAGTTCATCTCCTGTACTTATGGAGCCGGTGGCACGACGCAAACACGAACGCTTGAATTGTGTCAGCACATTCAGAAGACGTATGAAATTCCCGCGACGGCTCATTTCACCTGCGTCGGTTCTTCAAGAGATGAATTGATTGCCTGGCTCGATAAGGCGGCAGCGGCTGGAATTCAGAATATAATGGCTTTGCGTGGTGATGCTCCCAAGGGAGAAACATCCTTCAAAGCCGTCGAAGGGGGACTTTCCTATGCCAATGAACTGGTTTCACTGATTCGAGAACGGCATCCCAACATGGGAATCGGTGTGGCGGCTTATCCGGAAAAACATGCGGAATGTCTTGATGCTGATTTGGATCTGGCGAATTTGAAACGAAAAATCGACGCGGGAGCCGATGCCGCGTTTACGCAGTTGTTTTTTGATAACGATCTGTTTTTTGCCTTTCGAGATCGCTATGAGAAAGCAGGCTGTGCGATTCCTTTGATTCCTGGCATCATGCCGATCACCGAGTTTTCTCGGATCAAACGCATCACAGAAATGTGTGGCACCGCTTTCCCGGCTGAACTCTCCGCCCGTCTGGAGAATGTGCAGGATGATTCCGAAGCTCAGCTGGAAATCGGCATTGAGTTTGCGATTGCTCAGTGTCAGGAATTACTGGAAAACAATGTGCCGGGCGTCCATTTTTATGCACTCAACAAGTCTCAGGCGTGTCAAAGAATACTGGAAGCATTGAAAACCGCCTGA
- the metH gene encoding methionine synthase — translation MTSATSNSTSDLLNNLIDDRVLLLDGSMGALILDSKPTEADFRGERFKNHDADLKNATDILCLTQPEMILDIHRRYLDAGSDIIETNSFNANILNQAEYGLGHLTHEINAAAAGLAKQACEEFTRKNPDKPRFVAGSIGPTKFLLSMNADDPGSRPVTFDQMVESYAEQVRGLIDGGADILLPETSFDTLNMKSCLYAIRQVFDERNISLPVMVSGTIFDTGRSLTAQTVEAFYTSVAHFPLFSIGLNCALGPKQMRPFVEALSKVADCRISCYPNAGMPDGMGGFDSNPAEVAETLRSYAEQGWVNLVGGCCGTTPEYIHKIGEATRDLKPRGVPVKKTVSTYAGLERLELRPESNFLMIGERTNVTGSRKFARLIREEKYDEALSVAREQVEGGANVIDINMDEGLLDSVACMQKFLWLVSDDGDIPVPIMIDSSKWEVIEAGLKCVQGKAIVNSISIKDNEERFLNQARTIRKYGAAVVVMAFDEQGQADTADRKVEICKRAYKLLTEQADFPPEDIIFDCNILTVATGMEEHNNYAVEFFEAVKRIKEECPGAKTSGGVSNVSFSFRGNNVVREAMNAAFLYHAIAAGLDMGIVNSSQLEVYEEIDKELLVYIEDVLLNRREDATERILDYAESIKDRNQGAEAQKKMAEWRNGTIEERLAHSLLKGVTDYIDEDTEEARQKYGRPLNVIQGPLMDGMSVVGELFGAGKMFLPQVVKSARVMKKSVAYLTPFMEAEKEKAGKGTRGTFVIATVKGDVHDIGKNIVGVVLKCNNFEVIDLGVMVSCDKILETAIEVEADVIGLSGLITPSLDEMVAVAQEMQRRGMTTPLLIGGATTSAKHTAVKIAPEYNQIVAHVGDASLSVPVVEALIDAEKRPAFAEKILNEQERDRKMFGKRQERKLVSYDHAYENRFATDWKTVDISTPDFLGLRVLDDFPLEQIRPYIDWSPFFQTWSLIGKYPKILQDNVIGKEAQKLFDEANQMLDKVIAEKWLTAKGVYGFWPANTVRDDVVLYTPESTLENREELVRFPMLRQQWERKGQSNFRSLSDYVAPVDSGCRDYVGAFAVTTGLGIEAPLERFEAEHDDYQSIMLKAIADRLAEAFAEALHAIARKDWGYGKDETLSNEEMISEKYRGIRPAFGYPACPDHTPKRQLFDLLNAPENAGITLTDSLAMWPASSVSGMYFAHPESRYFSVTQITEEQLEDYAHRTGMNLEDARKWLSPILG, via the coding sequence ATGACTTCTGCGACTTCCAATTCGACATCTGACCTGCTCAATAATCTGATCGATGACCGCGTGCTGCTGCTCGATGGTTCGATGGGAGCGTTGATTCTTGATTCCAAACCGACCGAAGCCGATTTTCGTGGCGAACGATTTAAAAATCACGATGCCGATTTGAAGAATGCGACCGATATTCTCTGCCTGACACAGCCGGAGATGATTCTCGATATTCATAGACGCTATCTCGATGCCGGTTCGGATATCATCGAAACGAACTCGTTCAATGCGAATATCCTCAATCAGGCAGAGTACGGCCTCGGACATTTGACGCACGAAATCAATGCGGCTGCTGCTGGACTGGCGAAACAGGCCTGTGAAGAATTCACGCGCAAGAATCCAGATAAACCTCGGTTTGTCGCGGGAAGTATTGGACCAACCAAGTTTCTGCTGTCGATGAACGCCGACGATCCCGGTTCTCGGCCGGTGACTTTCGATCAAATGGTCGAGTCCTATGCCGAACAGGTACGCGGCCTGATCGATGGCGGAGCAGACATCCTACTGCCGGAAACTTCATTCGATACATTGAACATGAAGTCCTGCCTGTATGCGATCCGTCAGGTGTTTGACGAGCGAAACATTTCTCTGCCTGTTATGGTTTCAGGAACAATTTTCGATACCGGTCGCTCGCTCACTGCTCAAACGGTGGAAGCGTTTTACACGTCGGTGGCTCACTTTCCGTTATTCAGTATCGGTCTGAATTGTGCGTTAGGCCCGAAACAGATGCGTCCTTTCGTGGAAGCCCTTTCGAAAGTGGCTGATTGTCGTATCAGTTGTTATCCAAACGCCGGCATGCCCGATGGTATGGGGGGATTCGATTCGAACCCCGCTGAGGTCGCAGAGACATTACGCTCTTACGCCGAGCAAGGCTGGGTGAATCTCGTTGGCGGATGTTGCGGCACGACACCGGAATACATACACAAAATCGGTGAAGCAACCCGCGATCTCAAGCCACGCGGTGTGCCTGTTAAGAAAACAGTTTCGACCTATGCCGGACTGGAACGTCTGGAATTACGTCCAGAATCCAACTTCCTGATGATCGGTGAGCGAACCAACGTCACCGGATCCCGCAAATTCGCCCGGCTCATCCGCGAAGAAAAATACGATGAAGCCCTGAGCGTTGCTCGTGAACAGGTTGAAGGGGGGGCGAATGTCATCGATATCAACATGGATGAAGGTCTGCTCGACTCCGTCGCCTGTATGCAGAAATTCCTCTGGCTGGTCAGCGACGACGGCGATATTCCTGTGCCGATCATGATCGACTCTTCCAAATGGGAAGTCATCGAAGCGGGCCTGAAGTGCGTGCAGGGCAAGGCAATTGTCAACTCGATCAGCATCAAAGATAATGAAGAACGCTTTCTCAATCAGGCGCGGACGATCCGGAAATACGGGGCTGCTGTCGTCGTGATGGCGTTCGATGAGCAGGGGCAGGCGGATACAGCTGATCGAAAAGTTGAGATCTGTAAACGAGCCTACAAACTCCTCACCGAACAAGCCGACTTTCCGCCGGAAGATATCATTTTCGATTGCAACATCCTGACCGTCGCTACCGGAATGGAAGAACATAACAACTATGCGGTCGAGTTTTTTGAAGCGGTGAAGCGAATCAAAGAAGAATGTCCGGGTGCAAAAACTTCGGGTGGTGTGAGTAATGTTTCGTTCTCCTTCCGCGGGAATAATGTGGTCCGCGAGGCGATGAATGCGGCGTTTTTGTATCACGCGATTGCAGCCGGTCTTGATATGGGGATTGTCAATTCGAGTCAGCTCGAAGTGTACGAAGAAATCGACAAAGAACTGCTCGTCTACATTGAAGATGTGCTGTTGAATCGGCGTGAGGATGCAACCGAACGCATTCTCGATTACGCCGAGTCTATTAAGGATCGCAATCAGGGAGCCGAAGCTCAGAAGAAAATGGCCGAGTGGCGGAACGGAACGATTGAAGAACGTCTCGCTCATTCGCTGCTGAAGGGTGTGACTGACTACATTGATGAAGACACCGAGGAAGCTCGTCAAAAATACGGCCGTCCCTTGAATGTGATTCAAGGGCCACTCATGGATGGCATGTCTGTTGTCGGTGAATTGTTTGGAGCCGGGAAGATGTTTCTGCCGCAGGTGGTGAAGTCGGCTCGTGTGATGAAAAAATCGGTCGCCTACCTCACTCCGTTTATGGAAGCAGAAAAGGAAAAAGCAGGCAAGGGAACCCGAGGCACTTTCGTCATCGCCACCGTCAAAGGCGATGTCCACGATATCGGTAAGAACATTGTGGGCGTGGTCCTCAAGTGCAATAACTTCGAGGTGATTGACCTGGGCGTGATGGTCTCCTGCGATAAAATTTTGGAAACCGCAATTGAAGTCGAAGCCGATGTGATCGGTCTCTCCGGTTTGATTACGCCTTCACTCGATGAGATGGTGGCGGTCGCTCAGGAAATGCAGCGTCGTGGCATGACAACCCCGCTCCTCATTGGCGGAGCGACGACTTCTGCCAAGCATACCGCTGTCAAAATCGCACCGGAGTACAACCAGATCGTCGCCCATGTTGGCGATGCCTCGCTGTCTGTGCCGGTTGTCGAAGCGTTGATTGATGCTGAGAAACGCCCTGCCTTTGCAGAAAAGATTCTTAACGAGCAGGAACGCGACCGTAAAATGTTCGGCAAGCGACAGGAACGGAAACTTGTTTCTTACGATCATGCTTACGAAAATCGTTTTGCAACCGACTGGAAAACTGTCGACATTTCGACTCCTGATTTTCTCGGACTGCGTGTACTGGACGATTTCCCGCTCGAACAGATCCGACCTTACATCGACTGGTCTCCGTTCTTCCAGACATGGTCGCTCATCGGCAAGTATCCAAAGATCCTGCAGGATAATGTGATCGGAAAAGAAGCCCAAAAACTGTTTGACGAAGCCAATCAGATGCTCGACAAAGTGATTGCCGAGAAATGGCTGACAGCAAAAGGTGTCTACGGCTTCTGGCCTGCCAATACCGTGCGCGATGATGTCGTCCTTTACACACCGGAGTCGACATTGGAGAACCGCGAAGAACTGGTCCGTTTCCCAATGCTGCGGCAGCAATGGGAACGTAAAGGGCAATCAAATTTCCGTTCGTTGTCCGACTATGTCGCGCCAGTGGACTCGGGTTGTCGGGATTATGTCGGTGCATTTGCTGTGACAACCGGCTTGGGAATTGAAGCCCCGCTCGAACGATTCGAAGCCGAGCACGATGACTATCAATCGATCATGCTCAAAGCGATCGCTGATCGATTAGCTGAGGCGTTTGCCGAAGCTTTGCATGCCATTGCCCGGAAAGACTGGGGTTATGGCAAGGATGAAACACTCAGCAATGAAGAGATGATCTCCGAAAAATACCGCGGCATCCGACCAGCCTTCGGCTATCCGGCCTGTCCGGATCACACACCCAAACGTCAGCTGTTCGACTTGTTAAACGCACCGGAAAACGCGGGCATCACATTAACCGATTCTCTGGCAATGTGGCCGGCTTCCTCGGTCAGTGGCATGTACTTCGCCCATCCGGAATCGCGTTATTTCTCAGTGACACAAATTACAGAAGAACAACTCGAAGATTATGCCCATCGGACTGGCATGAATTTGGAAGACGCTCGAAAATGGTTGTCGCCGATATTGGGATAG
- a CDS encoding phenylacetate--CoA ligase family protein has product MTEQIFPENLSRDAIVDSQWNQLTGLLKAIETNPFWMQRFSDQDAHPQDITSWEDFRQLKPLTKQELVNDQNANLPYGTNLTYPRSHYTRLHQTSGTTGRPMRFLDTPKSWNWFKQCWAQIYRIIGLQESDRFCFPFSFGPFIGFWAGFEGAAQFQNLCIAAGGMSSEVRLQVIQEHEVTIVCCTPTYALRLIEIAEREGIDLVNSSVRAILVAGEPGGSIPAIRNRIEQGWGARVFDHWGMTDIGSLGIESVEDPASLLLLETECIAEIVNPETFEAVTPGERGELLITNLGRRGTPVIRYRTGDIVQAATTSNACGRNLLRLDGGILGRADDMITIRGNNVFPSSVEAVLREFPEIVEYRITVTEKQSMHHLVIEIEPAMIQDLNWAEYTTSSQRQDLLARLSRTVRDRLNFHAEFITVEPDSLPRFELKGRRFHRA; this is encoded by the coding sequence ATGACTGAACAGATCTTTCCAGAAAACCTGAGTCGAGATGCCATTGTCGATTCTCAGTGGAATCAATTGACAGGATTACTCAAGGCGATCGAAACGAATCCTTTCTGGATGCAGCGGTTTTCTGATCAGGATGCTCATCCTCAGGACATCACGAGTTGGGAGGATTTTCGCCAACTCAAACCACTCACCAAGCAGGAACTGGTCAACGATCAGAACGCGAATCTCCCCTACGGCACCAACCTGACCTATCCACGTTCGCATTATACTCGTCTTCACCAAACTTCCGGAACAACCGGACGTCCGATGCGTTTTCTGGATACTCCTAAAAGTTGGAACTGGTTCAAACAGTGCTGGGCACAAATTTATCGCATCATCGGTTTGCAGGAATCGGATCGATTCTGTTTTCCATTTTCATTTGGTCCCTTCATCGGGTTCTGGGCCGGTTTTGAAGGAGCTGCCCAGTTTCAGAATCTATGCATCGCTGCAGGTGGCATGAGCAGTGAAGTTCGACTTCAGGTCATTCAGGAACATGAAGTGACCATCGTCTGTTGCACACCGACTTACGCACTCCGTCTTATCGAAATTGCCGAACGTGAAGGCATCGATCTGGTCAACTCGAGTGTTCGCGCGATCCTCGTAGCAGGAGAACCCGGCGGGAGTATTCCTGCCATTCGCAACCGAATTGAACAAGGCTGGGGAGCACGTGTGTTCGATCATTGGGGAATGACTGACATCGGCTCTCTGGGGATTGAATCGGTCGAAGACCCCGCCAGCCTGTTATTACTCGAAACCGAATGCATTGCAGAAATCGTCAACCCGGAAACCTTCGAGGCAGTCACTCCTGGCGAACGGGGAGAATTGCTGATCACCAACCTGGGACGCCGGGGCACCCCTGTCATTCGTTATCGCACGGGAGATATTGTTCAGGCGGCGACAACATCCAATGCCTGCGGCCGTAATTTACTCCGACTCGACGGCGGCATCCTCGGACGAGCAGACGATATGATTACCATTCGCGGAAATAATGTTTTTCCATCGTCGGTTGAAGCGGTCTTGCGTGAATTTCCAGAAATTGTTGAGTACCGAATTACGGTCACGGAAAAACAATCGATGCATCATCTCGTCATCGAAATCGAACCGGCGATGATCCAGGACCTCAACTGGGCCGAATACACTACCTCATCACAACGACAGGATTTGCTCGCACGACTCTCAAGAACCGTCCGCGACCGCCTCAATTTTCATGCCGAATTTATCACGGTCGAGCCAGATAGCCTGCCCCGGTTCGAGTTGAAAGGCAGGCGGTTTCATCGTGCGTGA